In the genome of Ignavibacteriales bacterium, one region contains:
- a CDS encoding HAMP domain-containing protein yields MKTSSFSTSISRKISMTVAIGIFSLLSIALVIFLIYSENSKQNSANETIHELNKSMKESIVFSMSQGVTEVEPFIERMKTIENIKDLRIIPSGLINEDDAKKMDSEEQKVLSSKEEINIEEDFNNVPVFRSVSPILAEETCLDCHDGKAGDVYAVMSIRYSMEETHAAISNERLSGIIFILFLVFFVWAFIVFLVKKNILNDLFKFIKATKEFSKGNLNVEIDCVRKDEFGEMADSLKHLQQNLTSQADTLQEFAKGNFDADVTVLSSEDKLGHSVEQIKHSLNNLSKDAKSLSVAAEEGNLSERANESVHAGIFRKIIHGFNKTFDYLTEPIKEGSAVLAHYSQGDLSLRMNGEYKGEHQHLKNDINRLGESLSELINQVAQAVQATASAANQISSSSEEMAAGAQQQSSQAAEVASAIEEMTKTIYETTKNTVSASDASKHAGQVADEGGEIVKLTIDGMNKIADVVRKSAVTVQALGKNSDQIGEIIQVIDDIADQTNLLALNAAIEAARAGEQGRGFAVVADEVRKLAERTTKATKEIASMIKNIQQDTFDAVDSMQKGTDEVESGKALAEKAGSSLEQIINGAGKVVDIVTQVAAASEEQSSAAEQISKNIESINHVTQESAQGIQQIASAEEDLNRLTNTLEDLISRFKLSEAGGHAVR; encoded by the coding sequence ATGAAAACCTCTTCTTTCAGTACTTCGATATCTCGAAAAATTTCAATGACTGTGGCTATTGGAATTTTCTCCTTACTCAGCATCGCTCTTGTTATATTCTTAATCTATTCTGAAAACTCAAAACAAAATTCAGCTAATGAAACAATTCACGAATTGAACAAGTCAATGAAAGAATCGATTGTCTTCTCAATGTCGCAGGGTGTAACAGAAGTTGAACCGTTTATTGAACGGATGAAAACAATAGAAAATATTAAGGATCTGAGAATAATTCCGAGCGGCTTAATAAATGAAGATGATGCAAAAAAGATGGATAGTGAAGAACAAAAAGTTCTTTCATCTAAAGAGGAGATAAACATTGAGGAAGACTTTAATAACGTCCCTGTTTTCAGATCTGTAAGCCCAATTCTTGCTGAAGAAACGTGTCTTGATTGTCACGACGGAAAAGCCGGCGATGTTTATGCTGTAATGAGCATACGGTATTCAATGGAAGAAACTCACGCGGCAATATCAAATGAAAGACTGAGCGGAATTATATTTATTCTTTTCCTTGTATTTTTTGTATGGGCTTTTATTGTCTTCCTGGTTAAGAAAAATATTCTTAATGATCTGTTCAAGTTTATAAAAGCGACAAAGGAATTCTCAAAAGGAAATCTTAATGTTGAAATCGACTGCGTAAGAAAAGATGAATTCGGGGAAATGGCAGACTCATTAAAACATCTGCAGCAAAATCTTACATCACAGGCTGATACACTCCAGGAATTTGCTAAAGGTAATTTTGATGCGGATGTAACCGTGCTTTCATCAGAAGATAAACTTGGTCACTCAGTTGAACAAATCAAACATTCACTGAATAATTTATCTAAAGATGCAAAGTCTCTTTCAGTTGCCGCAGAAGAAGGTAACCTGTCTGAACGCGCAAATGAATCGGTACACGCAGGTATATTCCGCAAGATCATTCACGGCTTCAATAAAACCTTTGACTATTTAACTGAGCCTATCAAAGAAGGTTCTGCCGTTCTTGCTCATTATTCACAAGGGGATTTAAGTCTGAGAATGAATGGTGAATATAAAGGTGAACATCAACATCTGAAAAATGATATTAACAGGCTTGGCGAATCTTTATCAGAACTTATTAACCAGGTCGCCCAGGCAGTGCAGGCAACTGCGAGCGCGGCAAACCAGATCAGCTCAAGTTCCGAGGAGATGGCGGCAGGAGCGCAGCAGCAATCATCTCAAGCCGCTGAAGTAGCAAGTGCGATAGAAGAGATGACAAAAACAATTTATGAAACTACAAAAAATACAGTCAGTGCTTCCGATGCAAGTAAACATGCCGGACAGGTTGCTGATGAAGGCGGTGAAATTGTAAAACTTACAATCGACGGTATGAATAAAATAGCGGATGTGGTTAGAAAGAGCGCGGTAACAGTACAGGCATTAGGAAAAAACAGTGACCAGATCGGTGAGATAATCCAGGTGATTGATGATATAGCTGATCAGACAAATCTCCTGGCATTAAATGCAGCGATAGAAGCTGCCCGCGCCGGTGAACAGGGCAGAGGTTTTGCAGTTGTCGCTGATGAGGTCCGCAAACTTGCAGAGAGAACAACCAAAGCGACGAAAGAAATTGCTTCAATGATTAAAAATATTCAGCAGGATACTTTCGATGCTGTCGATTCAATGCAAAAGGGTACGGATGAAGTGGAATCAGGCAAAGCCCTTGCAGAAAAAGCCGGCTCATCACTCGAACAGATTATTAACGGCGCCGGAAAGGTTGTCGACATCGTTACACAGGTTGCAGCAGCAAGTGAGGAACAATCAAGTGCCGCTGAACAAATCAGTAAAAACATTGAATCGATTAATCACGTTACTCAGGAAAGCGCACAGGGGATACAACAAATAGCAAGTGCGGAAGAAGATTTGAACAGACTTACAAATACACTTGAAGATTTAATCTCACGATTTAAATTAAGTGAAGCAGGCGGTCATGCAGTCAGGTAA
- a CDS encoding glycoside hydrolase family 30 protein, with product MKKYNYLLSFLLIIFGCSPKSDLLKNEIEFSPGGKIVSVYTTADSTELRLTKTNTLSFSHALQPIESEISVFVNPSKQYQEFIGIGGAITDASAEVFFKLSSEKQKELLNAYYNREEGIGYTLARTNIHSCDFSSGSYTYVSDESKELNTFSVDHDKQFRIPLIKQALKTSGGLLLYASPWSPPAFMKDSKNMLKGGKLLPEYYQSWADYFTKFIKAYEQEGISVWGITIQNEPMATQTWESCIFTAEEERDFLKNYLGPTMEKEGLADKKIIVWDHNRDLVTHRADVIFSDPEASKYAWGLGFHWYETWAGGQPMYDNITNVHESYPDKHLIFTEGCADSYQPDQYQRWRNGERYGQQMINDFNCGTVGWTDWNILLDEKGGPNHVGNFCFAPIHADTQTGELIYTPSYFYIGHFSKFIKPGARRISTASSRSHLLSTSFINTDGSVATVVMNQSDLKIKYKLYVGSKAVEIEILPHAIQTLLY from the coding sequence ATGAAAAAATACAATTACCTGCTATCGTTCTTATTAATAATTTTTGGCTGTTCACCTAAAAGTGATCTGTTGAAAAATGAAATTGAATTTTCACCCGGCGGAAAAATAGTATCTGTTTATACTACCGCCGACAGCACTGAACTGAGATTGACCAAAACAAATACTCTCTCTTTCAGTCACGCTCTTCAGCCAATCGAATCTGAAATATCTGTTTTTGTTAATCCCTCAAAGCAATACCAGGAGTTTATCGGAATAGGCGGCGCGATTACCGATGCATCAGCAGAGGTATTCTTTAAACTTTCAAGTGAAAAGCAGAAGGAATTACTAAATGCGTATTACAACAGGGAAGAAGGAATCGGTTACACACTAGCGCGTACAAATATTCACTCATGTGATTTTAGTTCAGGCAGTTATACTTACGTATCCGATGAAAGTAAAGAACTAAATACTTTCAGTGTTGATCACGATAAACAGTTTAGAATCCCGTTGATAAAACAGGCATTGAAAACTTCAGGCGGATTACTTTTATATGCAAGTCCATGGAGCCCGCCCGCTTTTATGAAGGACTCAAAAAATATGCTTAAGGGAGGAAAACTTCTTCCTGAATATTATCAGTCGTGGGCAGATTATTTTACGAAGTTTATCAAAGCTTATGAGCAGGAAGGAATTTCTGTTTGGGGTATTACAATTCAAAACGAACCAATGGCTACGCAAACATGGGAGTCATGCATTTTCACAGCTGAAGAGGAAAGAGATTTTCTCAAAAATTATCTCGGTCCAACGATGGAGAAGGAAGGTCTAGCAGACAAAAAAATAATTGTCTGGGATCACAACCGTGACCTTGTTACTCACAGAGCAGATGTGATTTTTTCAGATCCGGAAGCTTCAAAGTATGCATGGGGTTTGGGCTTCCATTGGTATGAGACATGGGCTGGCGGACAGCCGATGTATGATAACATCACAAATGTACACGAATCATATCCGGATAAACATTTGATATTCACTGAAGGTTGCGCTGACAGCTATCAGCCTGATCAATATCAGAGGTGGAGAAATGGAGAACGATATGGTCAGCAAATGATCAATGATTTTAACTGCGGGACTGTTGGCTGGACTGACTGGAATATTCTGCTTGATGAAAAAGGCGGACCAAACCATGTTGGTAATTTTTGTTTTGCCCCTATTCACGCTGATACACAAACGGGAGAATTAATTTACACTCCATCATATTTCTATATCGGACATTTTTCAAAATTCATTAAACCCGGTGCAAGAAGAATCAGCACCGCCAGCAGCAGAAGTCACTTGTTAAGTACCTCATTCATTAATACAGATGGCAGTGTTGCTACCGTCGTAATGAATCAAAGTGATTTGAAAATAAAATACAAATTGTATGTTGGGTCAAAAGCGGTTGAAATAGAGATACTGCCTCACGCAATTCAGACATTGCTTTACTAG
- a CDS encoding TonB-dependent receptor: MKVIKRIRCNHFVIAAIILSVQFIILPQQMTVGEIQGIVLDISNDQPLDKALVNVASTTHADITDKNGLFTIPNLPYGNYTLEISYIGYKTSYLKVLVDKEIIKGIIVHLSPIALETSTVVITGTHEDYQFDDMNEFINVLKGKELEREISLTLASTLKNETGLAIRSMGPAPARPVIRGLGNDRIQITEDGIQSTDLSSTSPDHAVAIEPFTIERIEVVRGPKVLTQNSTTIGGVVNIIRGEIPDNIPASITGLLGIYGETVNKGFLGSGVVSIPINNFVLRGEFTKRKTDDITTPIAKLKNSNIFTQNYSVGLGFINDWGNNGISIREYSSEYGIPGGFVGAHPNGVDIEIFKRQINFKSKIKIDTEHFSNLRFDFARDYFKQTEYERADLIGAEFTIFNYRSQLELHNKKLLFAEKGLTGLSFEFRDFKVGGFVFTPATTSLKTSLFSFQQFSVMNFNFETAIRFSYDQLKPSATGISINGRQVKQRDFFTYSLSASVSHKIAENFLTGLNLSRSSRVPTIEELYSAGPHLAAYSYETGNPDLRDERGIGTELYFSYRDEWISSSLTFFANELDYYIIPRNSGKINFQTLLPIYQTEGVSAGFRGIEFSSDIKIVENISFHISSSYTYGEIKSSSSPLPQIPPFKTNLELRYTSENFGIGINCELTAKQNRTDIYEEPTSGYGIVGGFAQYSLVAGPVINNFSFVAENIFNKEYRNHLSRVKVILPEASRNFRLTYKLFF; encoded by the coding sequence ATGAAAGTAATAAAGAGAATACGCTGCAATCATTTTGTGATTGCAGCAATAATTTTATCGGTACAGTTCATAATCTTGCCTCAGCAGATGACTGTGGGAGAGATTCAGGGAATAGTACTTGATATATCAAATGATCAGCCGCTTGATAAAGCTTTGGTGAATGTTGCTTCAACCACTCACGCAGATATAACAGACAAAAATGGTCTTTTCACCATTCCAAATCTTCCGTATGGCAACTATACTTTAGAGATAAGTTACATAGGATATAAAACTTCATATTTAAAAGTTCTGGTTGACAAAGAAATTATTAAAGGTATAATAGTTCACTTAAGTCCGATTGCTCTTGAAACCTCAACGGTGGTCATCACAGGCACACACGAAGATTATCAATTTGATGATATGAATGAGTTCATAAATGTTTTAAAAGGAAAAGAGCTTGAAAGGGAAATAAGCCTTACTCTTGCTTCCACTTTAAAAAATGAAACGGGTCTGGCAATAAGAAGTATGGGACCAGCGCCGGCACGTCCTGTAATAAGAGGACTGGGTAATGACAGAATTCAAATTACAGAAGATGGAATTCAATCAACGGATTTATCATCCACCTCGCCTGATCATGCTGTTGCAATAGAGCCATTCACGATTGAAAGAATTGAAGTTGTAAGAGGTCCAAAAGTTCTTACGCAAAACTCAACAACAATTGGCGGAGTTGTAAATATTATACGGGGAGAAATACCAGACAATATTCCAGCATCTATCACAGGACTGCTGGGAATTTATGGAGAAACTGTAAATAAAGGTTTTCTTGGTTCAGGAGTAGTCTCAATTCCAATTAATAATTTCGTTTTACGTGGTGAGTTCACTAAAAGAAAAACAGATGATATAACTACACCGATAGCCAAACTTAAAAACTCAAACATCTTTACACAAAATTATAGTGTTGGCTTGGGTTTTATAAATGATTGGGGGAATAATGGAATTTCAATCAGGGAATATTCCTCTGAATACGGAATTCCCGGAGGATTTGTCGGTGCTCACCCAAATGGTGTAGACATTGAAATTTTTAAGAGACAGATCAACTTTAAATCAAAAATAAAAATCGATACGGAACACTTTTCAAATTTAAGATTTGATTTTGCCAGAGATTATTTTAAACAAACAGAATATGAAAGAGCTGATCTGATTGGTGCAGAATTTACAATTTTTAATTATAGAAGTCAGCTTGAACTTCATAACAAAAAACTTTTGTTCGCAGAGAAAGGTTTAACGGGATTGTCATTCGAATTCAGAGATTTTAAAGTCGGTGGTTTCGTTTTTACTCCTGCTACAACCTCACTTAAAACATCCTTATTTAGCTTTCAACAATTTTCAGTAATGAATTTTAATTTTGAAACTGCAATAAGGTTTTCGTACGATCAGTTGAAACCTTCAGCCACCGGCATATCAATTAACGGAAGACAAGTTAAGCAAAGAGATTTCTTTACATATTCACTCTCTGCATCGGTATCACATAAGATCGCTGAAAATTTTTTGACAGGATTGAATTTAAGCAGATCGTCCCGCGTTCCTACAATTGAAGAGTTGTACTCTGCAGGTCCTCATCTCGCAGCTTATTCTTACGAGACCGGAAACCCCGATCTTAGGGATGAACGGGGAATCGGCACCGAGTTATATTTTTCTTACCGCGATGAATGGATTTCATCATCACTAACTTTTTTTGCGAATGAACTGGACTATTATATCATTCCAAGAAATTCAGGTAAAATTAATTTTCAAACATTACTACCTATTTATCAAACAGAAGGAGTATCGGCTGGTTTCAGGGGAATTGAATTCTCAAGTGACATAAAAATTGTAGAAAATATTTCATTTCATATTTCGTCGTCATATACATATGGTGAAATAAAAAGCAGTTCATCTCCCCTTCCCCAGATACCTCCATTTAAAACCAACCTGGAATTAAGGTATACTTCTGAAAATTTTGGGATAGGAATTAATTGTGAACTGACAGCAAAGCAGAACAGAACAGATATCTATGAAGAGCCAACATCAGGTTATGGAATTGTCGGTGGGTTTGCACAATATTCTCTTGTCGCTGGTCCTGTTATTAATAATTTTTCATTCGTTGCAGAAAATATTTTCAACAAGGAATACAGGAACCATTTATCACGCGTAAAAGTGATATTACCGGAAGCTTCAAGAAATTTTCGGCTGACTTATAAGTTGTTCTTCTGA
- a CDS encoding zf-TFIIB domain-containing protein: MPVKPSEKEDEYFYRLEFEERRKKEEEKIARQKEEEKIKLKELHYMHCPKCGQQLIEINYKNIAVDKCSGCEGIWLDAGELELISRMEKGTLDKWFSVFKK; the protein is encoded by the coding sequence ATGCCTGTAAAACCATCTGAAAAAGAAGATGAATATTTTTATCGTCTTGAGTTTGAGGAAAGAAGAAAAAAAGAAGAAGAAAAAATTGCCCGTCAAAAAGAAGAGGAAAAAATAAAGTTAAAGGAACTGCATTATATGCATTGTCCAAAATGCGGTCAGCAGCTCATTGAAATTAATTATAAAAACATCGCAGTTGATAAGTGTTCCGGATGTGAAGGTATCTGGCTTGATGCCGGGGAGCTTGAATTAATTTCCAGGATGGAAAAAGGCACACTGGATAAATGGTTCAGCGTATTTAAAAAATAA
- a CDS encoding acyl-CoA dehydrogenase family protein, producing the protein MPRFESVDYFNTESLLVDEEKMIRDAVRDFVSSEVLPIIESYNRESKFPQHLVPLMGELGLFGITLPQEYGCAGLNNVCYGLVMQELERGDSGLRSFASVQNSLVMYPIHAFGSDEHKKKWLPLLATGNKIGCFGLTEPDFGSNPGGMKTKAEKTADGFVINGAKMWITNGTIADVAVVWAKLDGTVRGFLVEKGTKGFTAPEMKGKHSLRASVTSELVFDNVEVPFENLLPNTSGLKNALMCLNQARYGIAWGVVGAMIACYSTALDYAKSRIQFSKPIAGYQITQQKLVYILTEITKAQLLNLQLGRLKDSGALKHTQVSMAKLNNCEKALEIARIAREILGANGILDEYPVMRHSANLESVKTYEGTHEMHTLIIGEDITGYPAFE; encoded by the coding sequence ATGCCCCGGTTTGAATCTGTAGATTATTTTAATACTGAATCACTTTTGGTCGATGAAGAAAAGATGATTAGGGATGCAGTTCGTGATTTTGTTTCATCCGAAGTATTACCAATAATAGAATCATATAATCGGGAATCTAAATTTCCTCAGCACCTCGTTCCTTTAATGGGTGAATTAGGCTTGTTTGGAATTACACTGCCTCAGGAATATGGTTGTGCCGGATTGAACAATGTGTGTTACGGACTTGTGATGCAGGAATTAGAGCGTGGTGATAGTGGGCTCAGGAGTTTTGCGTCAGTTCAAAATTCACTGGTTATGTATCCCATACATGCATTTGGAAGTGATGAACATAAGAAAAAATGGCTGCCATTACTAGCAACCGGTAACAAAATAGGTTGTTTTGGATTAACTGAACCGGATTTCGGATCAAATCCTGGAGGGATGAAAACTAAAGCTGAGAAAACTGCAGATGGGTTTGTTATTAATGGTGCCAAGATGTGGATCACAAATGGAACTATTGCAGATGTTGCAGTAGTTTGGGCAAAACTGGATGGAACAGTAAGAGGTTTCCTTGTAGAGAAGGGAACCAAAGGTTTTACCGCCCCTGAAATGAAGGGGAAACATTCTTTAAGGGCATCAGTAACCTCAGAATTAGTTTTTGATAATGTTGAAGTGCCGTTTGAAAATCTTCTTCCAAATACCAGCGGATTAAAAAACGCGTTGATGTGTCTTAACCAGGCACGATATGGGATTGCCTGGGGTGTGGTTGGTGCAATGATTGCCTGTTATTCAACAGCATTAGATTATGCCAAATCAAGAATTCAATTCTCAAAGCCGATTGCAGGTTATCAGATAACGCAGCAGAAACTTGTTTATATCTTAACAGAAATTACTAAAGCCCAATTGTTGAATTTGCAGCTTGGCAGATTGAAAGATTCAGGAGCACTTAAGCATACACAGGTCTCAATGGCAAAATTAAACAATTGTGAAAAAGCTCTTGAGATTGCAAGAATTGCCAGAGAAATTCTTGGAGCAAACGGTATCCTTGATGAATATCCGGTTATGCGGCATTCCGCAAATCTTGAATCAGTCAAAACATATGAAGGCACTCATGAAATGCACACACTAATTATTGGTGAAGATATAACTGGCTATCCTGCTTTTGAATAA
- the guaB gene encoding IMP dehydrogenase — protein MNKDKKYFEGLTFDDILLVPGKSSVLPREVDTTTFLTNEIKLNIPLVSAAMDTVTESELAVAIAREGGMGILHKNMSIQEQCEEVDKVKRSESGMIRNPVTLKPGQTIGDALDVMKKYRVSGIPVINDSGKLVGILTNRDLRFEPNKSLLVKDLMTKENLITAPLGTNLEKAETILQKYKIEKLPVVDKQGMLKGLITFKDILKKKKHPLACKDHHGRLRVGAAVGVTYDTIDRIAALVKAGVDAVVIDTAHGHSVGVMRMIKEIRKKFKYEQLIAGNIATYEAAVDLINCKLDALKVGIGPGSICTTRVIAGVGVPQITAISDVFRAANKTGIPVIADGGIKQTGDVAKAIAAGADSVMIGGLFAGVEESPGEKILFEGRSFKLYRGMGSLSAMKKGSKDRYFQDAEDDIAKLVPEGVEGRVPFKGPLADTTYQLIGGLRAAMGYCGVKNINQLKTKSKFIKITLAGLKESHPHDVIITKEAPNYHS, from the coding sequence ATGAATAAAGATAAAAAATATTTTGAAGGTCTTACATTTGACGACATTCTTTTAGTACCAGGAAAATCCTCCGTATTGCCAAGAGAAGTTGATACGACCACTTTCCTAACAAATGAAATCAAGCTTAATATTCCTTTGGTTTCTGCAGCAATGGATACAGTCACCGAGTCTGAGTTAGCGGTAGCAATTGCGAGAGAAGGTGGAATGGGCATTCTTCACAAGAACATGAGCATACAGGAGCAGTGTGAGGAAGTGGATAAAGTTAAGAGATCAGAAAGTGGAATGATCAGAAATCCTGTAACCCTGAAACCTGGTCAAACGATTGGTGATGCATTAGATGTGATGAAAAAATATCGGGTGTCTGGAATACCGGTGATAAATGATAGTGGAAAGCTGGTTGGTATTCTGACCAATAGAGATCTTAGATTCGAACCTAATAAAAGTCTCTTGGTGAAAGACCTGATGACTAAGGAAAATTTAATAACTGCACCACTTGGGACCAACCTTGAAAAAGCAGAAACTATTCTTCAAAAGTATAAAATAGAAAAACTGCCCGTAGTTGATAAACAAGGAATGCTCAAAGGATTGATTACTTTCAAAGATATTCTGAAGAAAAAGAAACACCCATTAGCGTGTAAAGATCATCATGGCAGACTTCGAGTTGGAGCAGCAGTGGGAGTTACATATGACACGATTGATAGAATAGCTGCGCTTGTAAAAGCAGGTGTTGATGCGGTTGTAATTGACACTGCTCACGGACATTCCGTGGGTGTTATGCGAATGATTAAAGAAATCAGGAAAAAATTTAAATATGAGCAACTAATTGCTGGTAATATTGCTACTTATGAAGCGGCAGTTGACTTGATAAATTGCAAACTTGATGCACTTAAAGTTGGAATTGGACCAGGTTCTATATGTACAACTCGCGTTATTGCCGGGGTTGGTGTTCCTCAAATTACTGCCATTTCGGATGTATTCAGAGCTGCGAATAAAACCGGAATCCCGGTTATTGCAGACGGAGGGATCAAACAGACCGGAGATGTAGCAAAAGCTATTGCTGCCGGAGCAGATTCTGTAATGATCGGCGGATTATTCGCCGGAGTGGAAGAGAGTCCCGGAGAAAAAATACTTTTCGAAGGAAGAAGTTTTAAATTGTACCGCGGTATGGGGTCATTATCTGCAATGAAAAAAGGAAGTAAAGACAGATATTTTCAGGATGCTGAAGATGATATCGCTAAACTTGTACCGGAGGGTGTTGAGGGAAGAGTACCATTTAAAGGACCTTTAGCGGATACAACTTATCAATTGATCGGTGGATTAAGAGCCGCGATGGGATACTGCGGTGTTAAAAATATTAATCAGCTTAAAACAAAATCCAAGTTTATTAAAATCACTCTAGCTGGTTTAAAAGAAAGTCATCCGCATGATGTGATCATAACAAAGGAAGCCCCAAATTATCATTCTTAA
- a CDS encoding glycosyltransferase: protein MFKVLVIAYYFPPMGLSGVQRTLKFTKYLKKYNWEPTVITASDTGYFAHDNSLLKEADEAGIRILRTKGNDPNSRLAKFGTIKPPHEIIRKLFSRISQTIYIPDNKISWSRQAFKLCSELLEKEKFDLIFVTGPPFSAFTMAAKLKKKFNIPLFVDYRDLWFDSYHAFYPTPYHKYLNKKYEYQALKAADRISVTNRKIKEKLINTYKFLTFEDIVIISHGFDPEDFEKIKADPKPNRKMILTYSGIFYSHITPKYFLLAFKQLTKELPHIASEIELHFVGHLNKTNQALIKKLNLEEFVKDFGYLNHNEAVKKILSSDVLWMMLGRWKNSDHILPGKLFEYIGARKPFIVSVPDGAARSASESYGAAFITEPDDVEKIKNTIAEVYHLYTIDKLPLPDDEYISKHRRDYLTEQLAKQFQGIVKTGIV, encoded by the coding sequence ATGTTCAAAGTTCTGGTCATAGCTTATTACTTTCCACCAATGGGGCTAAGCGGAGTTCAACGCACACTTAAATTTACCAAGTACCTGAAAAAATATAACTGGGAACCTACTGTAATTACGGCTTCAGATACGGGTTACTTTGCCCATGATAATTCACTACTTAAGGAAGCTGATGAAGCTGGTATCCGTATATTGCGTACAAAAGGAAATGATCCGAACTCGCGATTGGCTAAATTCGGAACTATAAAACCACCGCATGAAATCATCCGAAAGTTATTTAGTAGAATCAGTCAGACTATCTACATCCCTGATAATAAAATTTCATGGTCACGACAGGCATTTAAGTTATGCTCCGAATTATTAGAAAAAGAAAAATTTGATTTGATATTTGTCACCGGTCCGCCATTCTCCGCTTTCACAATGGCTGCTAAATTGAAGAAAAAATTTAACATCCCTCTATTTGTTGATTATCGTGACTTATGGTTTGACAGCTATCATGCTTTTTATCCAACCCCGTATCATAAATATCTAAATAAGAAATACGAATACCAGGCGCTTAAAGCTGCTGACAGAATAAGTGTGACAAACAGAAAGATAAAAGAAAAATTAATTAACACTTATAAATTTTTAACCTTCGAAGATATTGTCATAATCTCACATGGTTTTGATCCTGAAGATTTTGAAAAAATAAAAGCCGATCCTAAACCGAATAGAAAAATGATCCTTACCTATTCAGGAATATTCTATTCTCACATAACGCCAAAATATTTTTTACTAGCATTCAAGCAGCTTACAAAAGAACTGCCACATATAGCATCAGAAATAGAATTACACTTTGTTGGGCATCTTAACAAAACTAATCAGGCGCTTATAAAAAAATTAAATCTTGAAGAGTTTGTTAAAGACTTTGGGTACTTAAATCACAATGAAGCAGTAAAAAAGATACTTTCAAGTGATGTTTTATGGATGATGCTGGGGCGATGGAAAAACAGCGATCATATTCTTCCCGGGAAACTTTTCGAATATATAGGCGCACGTAAACCATTTATTGTTTCAGTTCCTGATGGAGCTGCAAGAAGCGCCTCTGAGAGTTATGGCGCTGCGTTTATTACTGAACCTGATGATGTTGAAAAAATAAAAAACACCATTGCTGAAGTTTACCATCTTTACACAATCGACAAACTTCCCTTGCCGGATGATGAATACATCTCTAAACATCGGCGGGATTACCTCACCGAGCAACTTGCTAAACAATTCCAGGGAATTGTAAAAACCGGGATAGTATGA
- a CDS encoding GIY-YIG nuclease family protein → MNNFLVYILKSKVNNKHYFGHTSNLEKRLSDHNSGLSTYTKKFKPWELIYFEEFSTRSEAMKREKFFKSISGYHWLKENNSI, encoded by the coding sequence ATGAATAATTTTTTAGTCTATATTCTCAAATCAAAAGTCAATAATAAACATTACTTTGGTCACACTTCGAACCTTGAAAAAAGATTAAGTGATCATAACTCCGGACTTTCAACCTATACTAAAAAATTTAAGCCCTGGGAGTTAATCTACTTCGAAGAATTCTCAACTCGCTCAGAAGCAATGAAAAGAGAAAAGTTCTTCAAATCCATTTCCGGTTATCACTGGTTGAAAGAAAATAATAGCATCTAG